A region from the Lolium perenne isolate Kyuss_39 chromosome 4, Kyuss_2.0, whole genome shotgun sequence genome encodes:
- the LOC127294529 gene encoding CASP-like protein 1U3, translated as MPCDDKAKSKGRLHAVNIAARIAAMGLAVASAALMATASQCTIVLYNGGPAHTVTYSNFGPFVYLVVANAIAAVMIGVAIFLSVWKKGSGKWSKALLPILDVAAPALLYSATGAAFATSEYLSYCSPNGRRVSVCDGALGGTRNFCSQVRLAMYISLAAAGAVSAAELVKNFKLGTLSFGDSDSSGSESGSDDGCAHGCKH; from the exons ATGCCTTGCGATGACAAGGCCAAGTCGAAAGGCCGCCTGCACGCGGTGAACATCGCCGCCCGCATCGCCGCTATGGGGCTTGCGGTGGCCTCGGCGGCTCTCATGGCTACGGCGAGCCAGTGCACCATCGTCCTCTACAACGGCGGCCCGGCGCACACCGTCACCTACAGCAACTTCGGCCCCTTCGT CTACCTCGTGGTGGCGAACGCCATCGCGGCGGTCATGATCGGGGTGGCCATCTTCCTTAGCGTGTGGAAGAAGGGCAGCGGCAAGTGGTCCAAGGCGCTCCTGccgatcctcgacgtcgccgcccCAGCGCTGCTCTACTCGGCCACCGGCGCCGCGTTCGCCACCAGCGAGTACCTGTCCTACTGCTCGCCCAACGGCCGGCGCGTCAGCGTCTGCGACGGCGCCCTCGGGGGCACGAGGAACTTCTGCAGCCAGGTGCGCTTGGCCATGTACATCTCGCTCGCAGCCGCTGGCGCTGTCTCGGCTGCCGAGCTGGTGAAGAACTTCAAGCTGGGCACACTGTCCTTCGGCGACAGCGACTCCTCCGGCTCCGAATCTGGCTCCGACGACGGTTGCGCACATGGATGCAAGCACTAA